GCACCTGCGGCAGCGTGTCCAGGTGGCCGCGCAGTTCTTCGGGGTCGTCCAGGCTGTCCAGGCCGTCGAGCAGCACCACGCTGCCCGGTACCAGCGCCGTGCCCAGCGCGGCCCAGGTGGCGGCCGGCGCCTGCAGCACCGACGCGAGACGGGCGGCGACCTCGCTGGCGTGCGTCACCCCCTCGGCGTCCACCAGAAACACGGGGCGCCCCAGCACCGTCAGTTCGCGCAGCAGCGCCCGCGCCAGGGTGGATTTCCCGATACCGCCCGGGCCCGTGACCACGGCCGTTCCCCCGCCCGCTGGCGTGGCCCAGGCCAACAGGGTGTCGAGCTCCGCCTCGCGGCCCAGCATGCGGGTGTGTGGCGTGCGGCGCACGGGGCGCACGCCGTCGGTGGCGCGGCGCCCGGTCAGGTCGCGCAGTTCGGTGCGCAGGGCGGCTTCCAGGGCGCTGGCCGGGGCGCTCAGGGCCAGCAGGCGGCGCAGGGTGTCGGGCTCGGCGGGCGGCGCGCCGGGCAGGTCGTAGGCGCGCGCCGCCCACCGCGCGGCCTGGGCGGGGTCGCTGCGTTCGGCCAGCAGCAGGGTCTCACTTTGCACGTGCCGCGCCAGCCGCTGCCGCCAGCCTTCGGCCCACTCCTCAAATTCAGCCGAGACATCCGGCACATTCAGGTCCGGCAAAAAGGCCCCGGTGTAGGCGCGTTCGGCCGCCGCGCCGCGCAGGGTCAGCAGTTCGGCGGCGTCGCAGGGCAGCCCCGTCGAGAGCCGCTCCTCGCCCCACAGCGCGTCGGGGCAGTACTCGCGCAGGGCGTGGAGCGCCACGCGCAGGCTGGCTTCGGGTTTGGCGGCCCGGGGCCACAGCAGCGCGGCGAGGTGCCGCCGGGTGGTGGGGCCATCGAGCGCCACAATCACCGGCAGCAGCAGCGACTTGACCTTGCGGAATTCGCCCAGCGACAGGCCGCCCAGGGTGTGCAGCCGCAGCGTGCTGGCCGTCACCGGCCGAACCTTGGAACTGGGAGAGGCAGGGGGTTTGGACATAGGGGGAGCTGGCCCCATGGTACTGCGCGCGCCCCCGGGGCGAGCGGCGCTCAAGCGGGTTCGGCCACCCCCTCACCCCGGGTGGCGTCGCGCAGCTCGGCCGTGAACGCGGCGGCGTCCTCGGGGAAGACCTGCACCGACAGGCTGACGCCCGTGGCCCCGTAGTGCTCTTCACCGTGCCCGGCGCTGTAGCGCCCCAGCAGGTGGTGCAGGCGGCTGAGGTGCGCGAACGGCACCTGCACGCGCAGGGTCAGCCGGGGGCGCACCGTGTCTTTGGGGGCGGCGCGCAGGCACGCCGCAGCGGCCCCGCTGTAGGCCCGGGCCAGGCCCCCGGTGCCCAGCTTCACGCCGCCGTAAAAGCGCACCACCACGACCATCACATGGTCCAGGCCCTGACCCTCGATGGCCTTCAGGATGGGGGCGCCGGCGGTACCGCCAGGTTCGCCGTCGTCGTGAAAGCGCTGCAGGGGACCAATGCGGTAGGCCCAGCAGCAGTGCGTGGCGTCCGGGTAGCGCCCGCGCAGGCTGTTCAGTTGCGCCAGCGCCTGTTCGGGGGCGTCGGCGCGCTCGGCAAAGGCCAGGAACTCGCTGTTCTCCACCAGCAGGTTCTCGCGCCAGGGACCGGCCAGCGTGGTGAAGGGCGCGGGCAGGTCGCCAGGACCGCTCAGAGCAGGCCCCGGGCCTGCAGCGGCGCGCGGGCGTGCCACAGCGTCAGGCTGCTCGCGCCGTCCTGAATCCCGCCGCCCTCGAGCAGCGCGTAGGCCTCGCGCAGCGGCATCACCACGCGCTCTATGGTTTCGGTGGCCTCATGGGCGGTGTCACCCAGGGCCACGCCCAGCGCCAGAAAGGGATAAAAGATCACGCCGCTGATGCTGGGCTGTGGGTAAAAGCCCGGCAGCGCCACCCACTCGGCGGCCACGCCGCCCACCTCTTCTTGCAGTTCGCGTGCGGCGGCGCGGTGCAGGTCCTCGCCGCGTTCCACCCCGCCCGCAACCACCTCGGTTACGGTGGCGCGCAGGGGGTAGCGGTACTGGCGGATCAGCACCGCCTCGCCCGCCGCCGTGACCGGCAACACGAACACGGCGCGCGGGCCACGCGGGCGGTACTGGTACAGGGTTTCCACGCCGCTTTGCAGGCGCACCCGGTCTTCATAGACGGTGCGGAACCCCGCGACCAGCACCCGGGACTCCAGGGTGTGCCACGGCTGGGTGTCGTCCTCGGTCAGGGTCGCCCAGTTGGGGTGTTCAGGCATACGCGCAGGCTAGCAGGGGCAGGTGGGGGAGAGGCCCCCGGCCGCCCCGGAGAGCTGCGGCGCGGCGCCCTGAGAAGGGGGTTCAGGCAGCGGCCGAACGATTCACCATGCGTGGGTTTTCAGCCAGAGGAACGCCCACGGCTGCGCCGCAGCGTTAAGGAACAGGGGCAGACCTCCGGGAAGGAGACCTGATCCGGGACTGCATGGAGGCCACTCCAGGCCGAGCCGCGCGGTGGCCCCCTCACCCTTCCGTCGCTTTGCTCCTCCCTCCCTCTCCCACCAGAGGAGAGGGGCACACAGAGAGCGAGCACGAGAGCTGCAGGTCATGTGCATCCCGTGTGAGGGGTGCCGAAGGTGGGAACCATCCAGTCCTGCCTCTGAACCATGAACGGCCGTTCGGCTCAGACAGGCGCGCCGCCGCCCCGGTTCAGGGCACTTTCGGCCCAGAGGTAGCGCGCGGCCAGGGTGCGGTAGGGCTGCCAGCTGGCCAGCACCTCGGCGGCGGGCTGGTCCGGGTACAGCCGCGCCAGCCCCTGGCGCAGCGCGAGGTCGCCCATGCTGAACACATCCGGGCGCGCCAGGCCGAACATCAGAAACATCTCGCCGGTCCAGCGGCCAATGCCGGGCAGCGGCAGCAGGGCGGCGATCACCGCCTCGTCATCCTGCGTGCCCAGGTGCTCAAAATCCACGGCGCCGCCCCGGGCCGCCTGGGCAATGGCCTGCACCGTGCGCACCTTCGCCCAGGACAGTCCTGCGCCGCGCAGGTCGTCTGGACTCGCGGCCAGCAGCGTCTCGGGCGTGAGCCCGCCCAGCAGGGTTTCTAGGCGGGCGTAGATGGTGGCCGCCGCTTTCACGCTCAGCTGCTGGCCGGTCACGTTGCGCACCAGGGTGGCAAAGGGGTCGGGGGTGGGGGAGAGCACGGGCAGGTCGCCCACCCGCGCGATCACGGCTGCCATGACCGGGTCGCGCGAGAGATGAACCACCGCGCCTGTGTGGGTAAGCAGTGGAGCTGAGACAGGGGGCAGCACAGACATGCGGCCCATTCTCTGGTGCAGGCCGCCCCTGGACTGGCCACCCAGCACAAAGCGAAGCGCCCGGCCGAGGGGGCCGGGCGCTTCACTGTGCAGAAACCGTCTGAACGGCGCTTACTGCGCGCTGATGCCGGTGGTGTTGTAAATCCAGTTGATAAAGCCGTTCACGCGGGTGTAGACCCCGTAGCCACGGCACTCCGCCGGACCGTAGGACACGGCGCCCAGCACGTAGAACTTGCCGTTGTAGCTGGCGGCTAGCGGGCCACCGCTGTCACCGTTGCAGGAATCCTTGCCCTGGTAGTACTTGCCGCAGATGGTGTTGGCCGGGCGGCTGCCGCAGTCGCTGCCCGTGGGGGTGATCGGAATGCTCACTTCGCGCAGGGCGCGCGGGCTGGAAGACCCGGTTTCGGTCTTGCCCCAGCCGCTCACGGTGGCGAACTTGCCGCTGACGTCCAGCACGCTTTCGGCGGCGTTGCCCGGCAGCGCAGCGGGCTGCACGGTGCTGCCCAGGGTAAAGGCAGACACGCGAATCAGGGCAATGTCGTTGGCGTTGGTGCTGCGGTTGTAGCTGGGGTGCATGACGATCTGCGCGGCCGTGCGCAGCTGCCCGGTGCTGGTGGTCAGGTCATTGATCCCGGCGCGCACCCGCATCTGCGAGGCGCTGTAGCCGTCCACGCAGTGCGCCGCCGTCAGCACCCAGGTGGAGCTGATCAGGGTGCCGCCGCACCAGCCGCTCATGTAGTTGCTGGGGGTCACACTCACCTGATAGGGACGGTTGGTCACGTTGGTCACCACGCCGTACACGATCTGGCTGCTCAGCTCGTCACTGAAGGCCTTTTCGGTGCCCGTGACCGTGACCGTTTCCTGGGGCAGAGCGGCGGCCGTCACGTCTGGGGTGGCCTGGGGCGAGCAAGCAGACAGGGCGAGCAGGCCAAGAGCAGACAACACCGCGTGCAGGGGTTTGAACATACAGACCTCGGAGGCAGGGAGAGGGCGGAGGGACGCGGGGCGGAGTGCCACCGGGCGCCGGCTCTACCTAGAAGCCAGCGCCCGGACCGGCGCGTTACTTGGTTTCGACGAGGGTGTAGGAGCCAGAGCCGGCGTACCCGTAGACCTCCCAGCGGTAGGTGCCGCTGCTGGCCGCAAAGGTAATGGCTTCGGTGCTCGTTCCGCCTTCGCTGGCGGCCACATCCACCCACGAGGTGCCGTTGTAACGCTGCAGGTAGAGGTCAAAGTCGGTGCCGGAGGGGCCAGTCAGGTTGCCCTTGAGGGTGCCGCCCGCATACGAGAAGCCAGCCGTGCCGGGCTTGTAGCTGGCCGCGCCCTGGGACACGCTGCCCGTGTACGTCGTCTGACCGGGGGTCGGGGTGGGCGTCGTGCCGCCATCGGGGGTCAGGCCGCTGACCTGCGCAATCCAGCTCAGGTAGCCGTTCACGCGGGTGTACACGCCGCTGCCGGTGCAGGCGCTGGGGCCATAGGACACGATGCCCAGCACGTAGAAGCTGCCGTTGTAGCTCTGGGCCAGGGGGCCGCCGCTGTCGCCGTTGCAGGAGTCCTTGCCCTGGTAGACCTCGCCGCAGATGGTGTTGCCGGGCACGCCGCTGCCGCCGCAGGTGCCGGGGTTGGGCGTGATGGGAATGCTGACTTCGCGCAGGTCGTCGCTGGCGCTGGCATTGTTGTTGCCCTGGGTCAGGCCCCAGCCGCTCACCACGGCGAACTTGCCCTTCACGTCCAGCACCGCTTCCACAGCGTTGCTGGGCAGCTTGGCGGGCGAGGCGTAGGGGGTATTCACCGCCGTGCTGAGTTTGAGCAGCGCGATGTCGTAGCCGCTGCTGGCGCCCCGGTAGCTGGGGTGCACGGTCACGGTGCTCACGCCCACGGTCTGGCCCTGGGTGCTGTCGCTGAGCTTATTCACCCCGGCGCGAATGCGGATGCTGGACGCCGCCGTGCCCTTGACGCAGTGCGCGGCCGTCAGGACCCAGGTGGAGCTGAGCAGGGTGCCGCCGCAGTACTGAAAGCCCGTGGTGTCGGTCATGGCGACCTGGTAGGGCCGCGCGCCACGGGCGCTGATCGTGCCGCCCACGATCATGGGGGCCAGGGCCGCGCTCTTTTCGCCGCGCGCTGGGCTGGCCGCTTGCGCCTGGGGCGCGGGCTGGGTGGTGCCGCAGGCCGAGAGCAGGGCGGCGGTCAGCAGGGGAAAGCACAGCAGGGTCCGGGTTCGGGTCATGGGGGGCACTCCTTGTCACAAAGGTGGGGGTCAAGAAGACCCGCCGCCCCGGCGGGGCCGGGCGGCGGTCAGAGATCAGACTTACTTGGTTTCGACGAGGGTGTAGGAGCCAGAGCCGGAGTACCCGTAGACCTCCCAGCGGTAGGTGCCGCTGCTGGCCGTAAAGGTGATGGCCTCGGTGCTCGTGGCCCCTTCGCTGGCGGCGACATCCACCCAGGAGGTGCCGTTGTAGCGCTGCAGGTAGAGGTCAAAGTCGGTGCCGGAAGGGCCAGTCAGGTTGCCCTTGAGGGTGCCGCCCGCGTACGAGAAGCCGCTCGTGCCGGGCTTGTAGCTGCTGGCCCCCTGCGTCACGCTGCCCGTGTAGGTCGTCTGGCCGGGGGTCGGGGTGGGCGTCGTGCCGCCGCTGCCGGTGAACAGCAGGCGGTTGGGGCTGCCGGTGCCGGCGCCCGTCACCTTGCCGGTGGTGGCGTTGTTGACCATCGCGCTGGCCACCTGGGCGGGGGTGTAGCCCGGGTTGTTGGCCAGAATCAGCGCGGCGCCGCCGGCCACGTGGGGGGTGGCCATCGAGGTGCCGGAGATGGTGTTCGTGGCGGTGTCGCCGGTGTTCCAGCTGCTGGTGATGTTGCTGCCGGGCGCAAAAATATCCACGCAGGTGCCGTAGTTCGAGAAGCTGCTGCGGGCGTCGGTGTTCGTGGTGCTGCCCACCGTGATGGCGGCGGCGGCGCGGGCCGGGCTGACATTGCAGGCGTCTTGGTTCTCGTTGCCCGCCGCCACGGCCATGACCAGGCCCTTGTTCACGGCGCCGGTCACGGCGTCATCGGTGGCCTGGCTGGCGCCGCCGCCCAGGCTCATGTTCGCCACGGCCGGGCCCGTGCGGTTGTTGGCCGCCCAGTTGATGCCGGCAATCACGCCGGAGTTGCTGCCCGAGCCCTGGCAGTTGAGCACCTTCACAGCCACCAGTTTCACGCCCTTGGCCACGCCGTAGGTGCTGCCGCCCACGGTACCCGCCACGTGCGTGCCATGCCCGTTGCAGTCGGTGTTGTTGCCGTCGCCGGACTGGTTGGTGCCCCACACGGCGCGCCCACCGAACTCGGCGTGCGTGGTGCGGATGCCGGTGTCAATAATGTAGGCCGTGACGTTGCTGGCCGTGGTGTTGTAGACGTAGTTGCCGTCCAGGGGCAGGTTGCGCTGATCAATGCGGTCCAGGCCCCAGGTGGCGCCCGTCTGCGTGGCGGTGGCGCGCATCACGCCGTCTTGCTCAATGTACTTGACGCGGGGGTCCTGGCGCAGGGCCTGCAGGTTCTGGGCGCTCAGCTTGGCGGCAAAGCCGTTCAGGGCGGCGCCGTAGATGTGCTGAATGCTCACGCCCTGGGGGTCGAGCTTCAGGCTCTGGATCAGGCCGCTGGCGCTCTGGGCGGTCAGGTTGCTGGGGGCGCCGTCGCTGAACACCACGATGTACTGCCCAGGAATGGCTTCGGGGTTGCTGGTGCCCAGGAGGGGGGCCAGGGTCCGGGTGCGGGCCGTCTCGCTGGCCTGGGGGGTGCTGGTCTGGCTGCCGCAGGCGGCGAGCAGCATGGTCAGGGCGAGGGTACCAAGGGCAGAGGAAGCAAGACGTGCATTCATGGGAAACCTCCTGGGCTGTTCCACGGCCTGGACAAGGAAGCAGCACAGTCCGGCTGAGCCGTTTGACACGGCCGGGCGCTTCTGTCAAGTAAATTTGGGAACTTCGAAGATGATACGCAGCCCAGGGCGCCAGTAGATGAATGACAAAATCCTGACAGGACATTTGTACACTCTGGGTTCAAAATAGCAGTCTCAAGCCCGTGTCGAACGCAAAATTTACTGTCCCGAATAAGGAGACAGTAAGATTTACGCCTTCTACACATGAGGCGCTTCTCATTATTTTCATCTTGTAGGATGTCTAGCTGCCTGTCTGCTGCAAAGCACCTGAACTTTCTTATTGGCATTTGAGAGCTCAAGCTTCTCAGTTCCTCAGAAAGTGAGGTTCTTCATGGCACTGGCCTGAGAACGGGGACAGGTGTCCTGCAGCTCCATGAGCACTTGGCCCGCGTGAGACCCAGGTGGCGAGGGCGCTGTGGGGCCTTCTGGACGATTGCTGTTCAGTCCGTCATCGGAAGGCAAACGGACCCTTGGCGCCCGTCCTCTGCATGCCTCCAGTCTGCTGGGGGTGGACAGTGTGTGTCAGACGGGTGGCCGTCCACTTCCGGGTCACCCAGAAAAGAGCTGGATGGTCGTCTCCTGCGGCGCCTGCCGGGTTCACGGCCCAGACATCCGTATCTTTTTCTTCTCTCTGTGCGGCGCCCAGTCAGGGCGACTCCGATTGAATCGTTTCTGGACACCCTTCCACCCGCCCGGAGGAGAAGGGGAACAAGCGGGCTTCCGGGCGCAGCGTTGGCCCTCTGGCTCTGTTCTGGGTTGTGGGTTTTTCCAACGGGCGTTCGTATCCGTTCAACACGCTCCGTCGTACGGCATTTTTCGGAAGTCGTCTTATAAATTCCAGCCGCCCGCCACTTCCAGCTCCTGGCCGGTCAGATAATCGCTGGCGCGCACGAAATACAGCGCGGCGTCCACCACCTCCTGCACGGTGCCCACGCGCCCGGCGGGAATCTGCGCCACCGGTTGGCTGAGGCTGGTTTCAATGACGCCGGGGCTCACCACGTTCACGCTGACCCCGCTGCCCGCCAGCACCTGCCCCAGCGAGCGCGACAGCTGCAGCACCCCCGCTTTGGCAATGGCATACGGCACGATGCCGGGCCGGGCTATAAGTTGCGCGGCCCCCGCATACCCCAGGTTCACGATGCGGCCCCAGCCCCGGGCGCGCAGCAGCGGCGCGGCCTCCTGGCAGGTGGCAAAGGTGGCGGTGAGGTTGCTGCCCAGCATGTCGGCCCACTGCTCATCGGTGGTGTCCAGCAGCGGGCGGTGGACGTAGTTGCCCACGTTGTTCACCAGCACAGCCAAGCCGCTGCCGCTGGAAAAGGCCCGGTGCGCCTCGCGGACCAGCGCGCGGGCCTGGGCGGGCACCGTGACATCGGCGCTCAGGGGCAGGGCCTCCACGCCCCGGGCGCGGCACAGGGCCGCGGTCTCGTGGGCGTCGGCCACGCTGCGGTGGTAGTGGACCGCGATGTCAAAGCCTTCTTCGGCCAGAGCCACCGCCAGCGCCCGCCCAATGCCGCGCGCCGCGCCGGTCACCAGGGCCGTGCCGCGTCCTGGCCTCATGCCCGCGCCTCCTGGGCGGCCAGGGCCACCAGGGTGCGGGTCACGGTGTTCAGCGGGTAGGCAGGGGCCTGCGCCAGGGGCACCCAGGCCCACTCGGCAATTTCCTCATTGGGGGTCACGGTCTGCTGGTCGGTGGCGGCAAAAAAGTCCACCAGCAGCATGTGGGCGGGCTTGTGGAATTCGGGGCTCAGGACCGCTTCCTGGGTCTGGGCATAGCGCACGTCGCGCAGGGTCAGGCCCACCTCTTCGGCCAGTTCGCGGCGCACGGCCGCCTCCAGGCTCTCGCCCCACTCCACCTTGCCGCCCGGCACGCCCCACAGCCCCCGCCATTTGGTGGTGCGCACCAGCAGCACCCGGCCCCCTGGGCCCCAGACCAGCGCCCCCACGCACACCAGCGGTCGTTCCATGCGGGCCAGAGTACAGGGCCGCCCGGGGCGCCAAGCGGATGAACGCTTATAGAGTTCCTGGCCCTTTGGGGGCGTGGCTAGCGGCCCCGGCGGCGCATCACCCGGCGCTCCAGCCCGGTGATCAGCAGGTACACCAGCACCCCGTAGCCGATGAGCAGGCCAATGGCGGCAAACTGCCCGGCCTTGTTCTGGTACACCCCCGCCACCTGCACGGCCAGCCCCAGGCCCTTCTGGTTGGGGTCCACAAATTCCCACACCACCGCGCCAATCAGGGCGAGGCTGGCCGCCAGCCGCAGGCCGCCCAGCAGCACGGGCAGGGCGCCGGGCAGTTCTAGGCGGGTCAGGCGCTGCCAGCGCGTGGCGCGCAGCGAGCTGAACAGTTCGTGGTAGGTGGCTTCCAGTTCGCGCACACCCACCAGCGTGGCCACCAGAATGGGGTAGAGCGCGCTGAGCGCCGAAACCACCAGCGCGGGCACAAAGCCAAAGCCCAGCCACGACACCAGCAGCGGCGCCAGCACCACGATGGGCGTGCTCTGCGAGGCCACCAGGAACGGGCTGAGAAAGCGTTCCAGCGCCCGCCACTTAGCCAGCGGATAGCCGATCAGCACCCCGGCCAGCGCGCCCAGCAGCGTGCCCAGCAGCGCCGTGCGCACCGTGACCCAGAAGGCGGCGGCCAGCGCGGGGGCGGTGCGGACCGCTTCCTGCCACACCGCGCCGGGGGTGGGCAGCAGAAAGGGTTGGTTCAGGGCGTGCGCCCCCCAGGCCCACAGCGCCAGGGCCAGCGCCACCGCCGCCACCGGCAGCACCCAGGCACGGCTGCGCGCCCGCACGCTGTCCAGGCGCAATCGGGTGCTGTCGCCGGTGCCCAGCACGGCGCGCAGGTGGGCTTCCAGGCCATCGGTGTAGGCGCTGACCCGGCCCTCGCCGCGCGTGTCCAGCAGTTCCACGATCCGCCCGCCGCGCAGCACTGCCACGCGGTCGGCCAGCCACACCGCTTCGCGGATGGAATGGGTGACCAGCACCGTGGTGCGCCCCGTTTTCTCGTGCAGATGGCGCAGCTCGGCGTTGAAGCGCTCACGCACCAGGGCGTCCAGGGCCGCGAAGGGTTCGTCCAGCAGCAGCACGTCGCCGCTCTGGGCCAGGGCGCGGGCCAGCGCCACCCGCGCGCGCATGCCGCCCGACAGCTGCGCTGGGAAGTAGGGCCCGTACGCCTCCATGCCCACCATCTTCAGCGCCTCGCCGGGGGCCAGGCCGCCGCCCGTGCCCAGGTCGGCGGGCAGCTGGACGTTGCGCAGCGCGGTGCGCCAGGGCAGCAGGCGGTAGTCCTGAAACACCAGGGCAGGCGGCGTGGCGATGTGAACGGTGCCCCGTTCGGGCTTCAGTAGGCCCGCCAGCACCCGCAGCAGCGTGCTCTTGCCCCCGCCCGACGGGCCAATGAGGGCCAGGAACTCGCCGCGCTGCACGTCCAGCGTGACGCCGTCCAGAATGAGTTCGCCGCCCAGGCGCACGGCGATGTCCTGCACCGCCAGCGGGGCCGGGGCTGCCGCCTGGGCCTGGGTGGGCGGCGGGGCGGAGGTCATGCCTGGGCCTCGGCCGGGGGCGTTGGCGCGGCGGCGGGGCGGCCCCGGGTGTTTACCAGCACCACGCCCGCCACGGCAATGGCGCCGCCCAGCAGGGTCACGGCGGTGGGCACCTCGCGCAGCCACAGCCACGCGATCAGCACGGCGAAGACTGGCGAAACATACAGAAACGAGGTGGTGGTGCCGGCCCCCACGCGGGCCAGGGCAAAGGTCCAGGTGAGGTACGCCAGCGCCGCCGGAAACAGCCCGATATACACGAGCGCAAGGTGGGCCCCAAGCGGCGCCTGGGCCAGCGCCGTGCCGAAGCCCGGCAGGAACACCAGCATGGGCACGGTCCCCAGGATCAGCGACCACACCGTGAAGTGCAGCGGGTTCATGCGCGCGAGCAGCGGTTTCTGAAACACGAAGTACAGGCTGGTAAACAGCGCCGCCGCCAGAATCAGCAGCGCGCCCTGGGTAAAGTGCAGGCTCTGGCCGCTGCCCAGCACGATCAGCGCCACGCCGCCCAGACTGATCAGGGTGCCCAGCCAGCCCAGCAGGTTCAGGCGCTCACCCATAAAGCGCGTGGCCAGCAGCGCCGTGATCACCGGCCCCGCCGCGATGATCAGACTGGCGGTGCCGGCGGGCACGCTGACCTCGCCGTAATTCAGGCAGATGTGGTACAGCGTGATGCCTGAAAAGCTGAGCAGCGCAATGCGCCCCAGGTCCCCCAGCGGCGGCAGCGGAATGCGGGCGGCCACGGCGTACAGGCCCAGCGCGGCGCTGGCGACCAGAAAGCGGTACAGCGTGACGTGCCCAGGCGAAAAGGCCTCCAGCCCCGCGCGAATCCCCGCAAAGGCCGAGGCCCAGAACACGATGGTGACCAGAATGGCCCCCAGAGACAGGGCGTCCAGTTGGCCGGGCACAGGCGCGCGCATACGCCCGCCAGCATAGAGCGGGCGCGGCCCAGTGGCGCCCAGTAGGCTGTGCAGAGCCGCGTTTAACGGGGGTGGGTCACCCGGCGCAGTGGGGGCACGCCCTGTCCGGCGGCCAGTCGGCGGGCCAGTCGCTGCCAGCGCCACTGCCGGTAACGGTAAAACAGCCCGGCATACGCCCAGATCAGCGGGGTAAGCGGGCCCGCCTCGATCTCCACACGGTCGGTGTAACGGCACTGATCGGGCCCCAGCGGCTCCACCTGAATCAGGTGATCCCAGCGCCGGATCGGCCCGCCCCCCTCCCGGCTCTGCAGGGCCCGGGCCCGGTCATCCACCCCTTCGATGCGCAGGTGGTGCGTCCAGGCGGGAAGAATATTCAGCAGCACCAGTCGCAGGGCCGCCGCTGCGCCGGGCCGCAGCGGAGACGGCAGCGTGTCCAGGCCCCGGTAGCCGTTCGTGCCCCGGGCCACGTAGGCGAAGGTTTCAATCTGCTTGACCGCCCCCCAGGCCAGCTCGGCCGAAACGGGCAGGACGGTGGACCGCTGCACGGTGCGGGTGCTCATGTGCAGTCCTGAAGGAGGACGAGGGTGGGCGGCAGCAAACAGGTCATACATCATGATAGTTGCATATATGTTCAGATGTTTTGGTATTTGCCGGGGCTGCGGTGGCCCTTGTCTGGAGCGGCGCCAGGTTTTTGGGGGGCAGGAGGGAGCGCCGCTCCTGGCCGGCACCGCGCCGCATAAGGACACCCTGATCCCCCGCACACCTGCCCGGCGTGGGCACCACCCACGATGGAGGCCACACCCCCAGGAGGGCCCCTTATGGACGAGCGCCGCCCGCAGACCAGCACCCCCGAAACCATGGCGAACCACACCGGCAACGACCACAGCACCCACGGCGCCAACACCAACCTGGACCCGGCCCTGCAGGGCGGCCCGGCCACCGCCAGCGATCAGGCGGCTACGCAGGAGATCGAGCAGCGCCGCAGCGGCGACACCCGCGAGGCCGAGTCGGGGTAAGCGCAGGGCGGCCCCCCCCTGCAGGCACCGTCCGCCTGCCTTCACGGCATGCTGGGCCCCGCAAGTGGCCCAGAGCCCTTAATCTTCGTTGGGGCTCGCTTCACGCGCGCCACCCAAGGCACCTCATACACTGCCCGCACGGAGGGAATCATGACGAACAGCAGCAGCAGTAGCAGCACGGGAATGGCAGGCATGGATCAGGGCCGCATGATCAGCGGGGCAGCAGGCGGCGCCCTGCTTCTGATGGGCCTGCGCAAGCGCGGCATCCTGGGCCTGGGCATGGCCGCCGTGGGCGGGTACCTTGCCTACCGCGCCGCCACCGGTAACGACCCCGTGATGGCCGCCGCCGGCCTGAGTGGCAGCGCCACGGCCGCCAAGCCCATTTTCGTGGAGCACAGCGTGGTCATTGACCGCCCCGCCCAGCAGGTGTACGACTACTGGCGCAAGCTGGAAAACCTGCCCCAGGTCATGAGCCACCTGGAAAGCGTGACCACCCTCGACGAGAAGCGCAGCCGCTGGGTTGCCAAAGCCCCCCTGGGCACCCATGTGGAATGGGAAGCCGAGATCGTGAACGACAAACCCGGCCAGCGCATCGGCTGGCACTCGCTCCCCGGCGCCACCGTGGACAACGCCGGCAGCGTGCAGTTTGAAGAGCTGCCCGGCGGCGGCACCCGCGTGCATGTGGCCCTGTCCTACCGCCCGCCCGCCGGCCCCCTGGGCGCCGCCGTGGCCAAGCTGTTTGGCGAAGAGCCCAGCCAGCAGATCGCCGAGGACCTGCAGAAGTTCAAGGCAGCCTTTGAAGGTGGAAGCAAGAACTAAGGGTTGATGGTTGAAGGGGAATGGTTGATGGTCGGAGGTTGCTCCGGCCATCACTGTTTTGCGGTCACAGCGGCGAGAAAAAGAAAGAAGGCTGATGGCGCTCGACCATCAACCTTCTTCCATCCACCATCAACTTACTTCTCGACCAGGTACGCCTTTTCAATCACATCCGGGGTGCCGCCCATGCCGGGCTGAATGCGGGTCAGGCGGTCCAGCACGTCCAGGCCGTCCACGACCTTGCCGAAGATGGTGTGGCGGCCGTCCAGGTGGGGGGTGTCCACGAAGGTGATAAAGAACTGGCTGCCGTTGGTGTTGGGGCCCCGGTTGGCCATGCTCAGGATGCCCTTGCCCCGGTGGCG
This region of Deinococcus multiflagellatus genomic DNA includes:
- a CDS encoding trypsin-like serine protease, whose product is MTRTRTLLCFPLLTAALLSACGTTQPAPQAQAASPARGEKSAALAPMIVGGTISARGARPYQVAMTDTTGFQYCGGTLLSSTWVLTAAHCVKGTAASSIRIRAGVNKLSDSTQGQTVGVSTVTVHPSYRGASSGYDIALLKLSTAVNTPYASPAKLPSNAVEAVLDVKGKFAVVSGWGLTQGNNNASASDDLREVSIPITPNPGTCGGSGVPGNTICGEVYQGKDSCNGDSGGPLAQSYNGSFYVLGIVSYGPSACTGSGVYTRVNGYLSWIAQVSGLTPDGGTTPTPTPGQTTYTGSVSQGAASYKPGTAGFSYAGGTLKGNLTGPSGTDFDLYLQRYNGTSWVDVAASEGGTSTEAITFAASSGTYRWEVYGYAGSGSYTLVETK
- a CDS encoding NUDIX domain-containing protein, which translates into the protein MPEHPNWATLTEDDTQPWHTLESRVLVAGFRTVYEDRVRLQSGVETLYQYRPRGPRAVFVLPVTAAGEAVLIRQYRYPLRATVTEVVAGGVERGEDLHRAAARELQEEVGGVAAEWVALPGFYPQPSISGVIFYPFLALGVALGDTAHEATETIERVVMPLREAYALLEGGGIQDGASSLTLWHARAPLQARGLL
- a CDS encoding IMPACT family protein — encoded protein: MARPRAAAGPGPALSGPGDLPAPFTTLAGPWRENLLVENSEFLAFAERADAPEQALAQLNSLRGRYPDATHCCWAYRIGPLQRFHDDGEPGGTAGAPILKAIEGQGLDHVMVVVVRFYGGVKLGTGGLARAYSGAAAACLRAAPKDTVRPRLTLRVQVPFAHLSRLHHLLGRYSAGHGEEHYGATGVSLSVQVFPEDAAAFTAELRDATRGEGVAEPA
- a CDS encoding S8 family peptidase — protein: MNARLASSALGTLALTMLLAACGSQTSTPQASETARTRTLAPLLGTSNPEAIPGQYIVVFSDGAPSNLTAQSASGLIQSLKLDPQGVSIQHIYGAALNGFAAKLSAQNLQALRQDPRVKYIEQDGVMRATATQTGATWGLDRIDQRNLPLDGNYVYNTTASNVTAYIIDTGIRTTHAEFGGRAVWGTNQSGDGNNTDCNGHGTHVAGTVGGSTYGVAKGVKLVAVKVLNCQGSGSNSGVIAGINWAANNRTGPAVANMSLGGGASQATDDAVTGAVNKGLVMAVAAGNENQDACNVSPARAAAAITVGSTTNTDARSSFSNYGTCVDIFAPGSNITSSWNTGDTATNTISGTSMATPHVAGGAALILANNPGYTPAQVASAMVNNATTGKVTGAGTGSPNRLLFTGSGGTTPTPTPGQTTYTGSVTQGASSYKPGTSGFSYAGGTLKGNLTGPSGTDFDLYLQRYNGTSWVDVAASEGATSTEAITFTASSGTYRWEVYGYSGSGSYTLVETK
- a CDS encoding serine protease, with amino-acid sequence MFKPLHAVLSALGLLALSACSPQATPDVTAAALPQETVTVTGTEKAFSDELSSQIVYGVVTNVTNRPYQVSVTPSNYMSGWCGGTLISSTWVLTAAHCVDGYSASQMRVRAGINDLTTSTGQLRTAAQIVMHPSYNRSTNANDIALIRVSAFTLGSTVQPAALPGNAAESVLDVSGKFATVSGWGKTETGSSSPRALREVSIPITPTGSDCGSRPANTICGKYYQGKDSCNGDSGGPLAASYNGKFYVLGAVSYGPAECRGYGVYTRVNGFINWIYNTTGISAQ
- a CDS encoding DNA-3-methyladenine glycosylase family protein yields the protein MSVLPPVSAPLLTHTGAVVHLSRDPVMAAVIARVGDLPVLSPTPDPFATLVRNVTGQQLSVKAAATIYARLETLLGGLTPETLLAASPDDLRGAGLSWAKVRTVQAIAQAARGGAVDFEHLGTQDDEAVIAALLPLPGIGRWTGEMFLMFGLARPDVFSMGDLALRQGLARLYPDQPAAEVLASWQPYRTLAARYLWAESALNRGGGAPV